In Clostridia bacterium, the genomic window GCTCAGGCAGGGCTCCTCTTCGTCTATTATACGCTCGTTTACCCAGGCAATCCCAGACATTTCGGAATGACCTCCTCTCTGCACCCCAGGGCATGCATCAGGGCGCGCCCCTTGTGGATGCTCTCCCAGTACTCCATCTCCGGGTCGGAATCAGCGACGATTCCACCACCAACCTGGAAATAAGCCTGCCCGCCTTTAATGATAAAGGTCCTAATGACGATATTCAAATCGGCTGATCCGTCGAAGCCTAGGTATCCGATGGAGCCAGTATACACCCCTCGCTTGACCGGTTCCAATTCCTCGATGATTTCCATCGCCCTAATCTTAGGAGCTCCTGTAACTGATCCCCCAGGAAAGGTAGCTTTTAAGAGATCCACTAGGTCCCTGCCGGGAGCAAGGGTTCCCCTAACCGTTGAAACCAGATGAAAAACAGTGGGGTACTCCTCGAGGGTGATCAATTCCGGTACGTGAACGCTGCCGTAGGTACAGACCCGGCCGATATCGTTGCGCTCCAGGTCGATGATCATTGTCAGTTCGGCCCGGTCCTTAGCGCTGTTCAGTAGTTCGGTACGTAGCCGCAAATCCTCAGCCGGATCCTTGCCCCGAGGGCGCGTTCCCTTAATCGGCCTGGTCTCAACTTGCCTACCTCTTACCTGAAGAAATCTTTCCGGAGAGGCGCTGGCTATAACCAGCTCCGGGTAGCTAAGGTAGGCTGCAAAGGGTGCCGGATTAATCATCCGCAACCGCCTGTACAACGTCCATGGTGAGACAGAAAGCTGGCA contains:
- the pabB gene encoding aminodeoxychorismate synthase component I yields the protein MIIKEIPYKDPVLLFETFRERPFSFFLDSGMNAGRLGRYSLIGSDPFLVFKSKKDLVATWQDGVWQEWRRDPFAVLRELLDCCRAVTAPSVPVPVAAGAFGYFAYDLGRQIEKLPDMAVDDLDVPDCYLGFYDRLVVFDHLAGKAYLTSTGVTGNCGLSTERAQERMKELEHLIVLPRQGNGSPKKLFEEMTTPHFTCHFTRRTYCEAVQKVKDYIAAGDIFQANLSQRFSCQLSVSPWTLYRRLRMINPAPFAAYLSYPELVIASASPERFLQVRGRQVETRPIKGTRPRGKDPAEDLRLRTELLNSAKDRAELTMIIDLERNDIGRVCTYGSVHVPELITLEEYPTVFHLVSTVRGTLAPGRDLVDLLKATFPGGSVTGAPKIRAMEIIEELEPVKRGVYTGSIGYLGFDGSADLNIVIRTFIIKGGQAYFQVGGGIVADSDPEMEYWESIHKGRALMHALGCREEVIPKCLGLPG